One Litoreibacter ponti DNA segment encodes these proteins:
- a CDS encoding MBL fold metallo-hydrolase, with the protein MAQYPINMHVLPEVESFFDPQTNTISYVVMDPNSTSCAVIDSVMDIDYAAGRITYEHADEIIAYIEKFKLKLEWLIETHVHADHLSAAPYIQSKLGGKIGIGDQITVVQETFGKVFNEGTEFQRDGSQFDRLFKDGDTYEIGSMTAFAMHTPGHTPACMVHVIGDAAFVGDTLFMPDGGSARADFPGGDAGELYDSIQKVLALPDDMRLFMCHDYGPDGREIMWETTVAEEKAENIHVGKGKTREEFIKFREARDATLAVPKLILPSLQVNMRAGDVPKTEDGKPMLKVPINAI; encoded by the coding sequence ATGGCCCAGTATCCCATCAATATGCACGTCCTCCCCGAGGTTGAATCCTTCTTCGACCCGCAAACCAACACGATCAGCTATGTCGTGATGGACCCGAATTCGACGTCCTGCGCGGTGATCGATTCCGTGATGGATATCGACTACGCCGCCGGTCGGATCACCTATGAGCATGCCGACGAGATCATCGCCTACATCGAGAAGTTCAAGCTCAAGCTCGAATGGCTGATCGAGACGCATGTGCATGCCGACCACCTGTCGGCCGCCCCCTACATCCAAAGCAAGCTAGGCGGCAAGATCGGCATCGGCGACCAGATCACGGTGGTGCAGGAGACCTTCGGCAAAGTGTTCAACGAGGGCACCGAGTTCCAGCGCGACGGATCTCAGTTCGACCGCTTGTTCAAGGATGGCGACACCTACGAGATCGGTTCTATGACGGCATTCGCGATGCATACCCCGGGCCATACACCCGCCTGCATGGTGCATGTCATTGGGGACGCGGCCTTTGTGGGCGATACGCTGTTTATGCCCGATGGCGGCTCCGCGCGGGCGGACTTCCCGGGCGGTGACGCGGGGGAGCTATACGACTCGATCCAGAAGGTACTGGCGCTGCCCGACGATATGCGCCTGTTCATGTGCCACGATTACGGCCCCGACGGGCGAGAGATCATGTGGGAGACCACCGTGGCCGAAGAGAAGGCCGAAAACATTCATGTGGGCAAGGGCAAGACCCGCGAGGAGTTTATCAAGTTCCGCGAGGCGCGCGATGCCACGCTGGCGGTGCCAAAACTGATCCTTCCGTCCCTGCAGGTGAACATGCGCGCCGGGGATGTGCCCAAGACCGAGGATGGCAAGCCCATGCTGAAGGTTCCGATCAACGCGATCTGA
- a CDS encoding DUF6544 family protein, producing MRMLLIALLVGALVLALAGWRALDHWSDRAEMARLRAVQPLAPALFDRDMVANLPAPARRFFLFAINEGTPLFRVAELEMTGDFSLSDKDDPHYMAMKAHQVLAVPEGFVWKMGVRSGHLRLSGSDSGAWTRFWMGGLLPVARGGGDPDHARSAFGRAVAEAVIWTPAAVLPSETVDWQPVDQNTARVTVTHSDMVQSVNVTVAADGQPTQVVFQRWSDANPEHAFRLQPFGGVLSKFRDFEGFRLPTHVEAGNFFGIDAYFPFYRADVTDISYPRPNQ from the coding sequence ATGCGCATGCTGCTGATTGCTCTCCTTGTTGGCGCGCTGGTGCTGGCGCTTGCGGGCTGGCGCGCCTTGGATCACTGGTCCGACCGGGCGGAGATGGCGCGGCTGCGGGCGGTTCAACCGCTTGCCCCTGCGCTGTTTGACCGAGACATGGTGGCCAATCTCCCCGCGCCCGCCCGGCGATTTTTCCTGTTCGCCATCAATGAGGGCACGCCGCTGTTTCGCGTGGCCGAGCTTGAGATGACCGGGGATTTCAGTCTGAGCGACAAGGACGACCCGCATTACATGGCCATGAAGGCCCATCAGGTGCTGGCGGTGCCGGAGGGCTTTGTGTGGAAGATGGGCGTGCGGTCGGGGCATCTGCGCCTGTCCGGGTCCGATAGCGGCGCGTGGACGCGCTTCTGGATGGGCGGGCTGCTGCCGGTGGCGCGCGGGGGCGGGGACCCGGATCACGCGCGCTCCGCCTTCGGGCGCGCAGTGGCAGAGGCCGTGATCTGGACGCCCGCCGCCGTTTTGCCGTCCGAGACTGTCGACTGGCAGCCAGTGGACCAGAATACCGCCCGCGTAACCGTCACCCATAGTGACATGGTCCAAAGTGTCAATGTCACCGTCGCCGCTGATGGCCAGCCGACGCAGGTGGTCTTCCAAAGGTGGAGCGACGCGAACCCAGAGCACGCATTTCGTCTGCAGCCTTTTGGTGGTGTCCTGTCCAAGTTCAGGGACTTCGAAGGCTTCCGCCTGCCCACCCATGTCGAGGCCGGTAACTTTTTTGGGATCGACGCGTATTTTCCGTTCTACCGGGCCGATGTGACGGACATCTCGTATCCGCGGCCAAATCAATAG
- a CDS encoding TonB-dependent receptor: MKMMSLTGLRALTSVSLIALGSGATAQSFEDDCTVSGTLPAECIQPNAGEVVVVDVGANTEIDNDTAIIEDEGFSISIDGDTLVGDARVEDLTRQTDIALSNADVQVKFDGLGATPALDLAITGDARDYKAGDTITFRSKLNYPAYVARGEVRIIDYSSRSGPRVVAVVPVAPNGTVSLAVPEGRDLVAVHRVYDARGRFDETEALGLSLDQRGDGDVILAEVEEGTDRTAIRRIPVSGGAVTVYGTGVREGATVRTLGETITPAPDGSFVVQRILPAGDQEVDVQVSGAGEDLFLQRGITIPKSEWFGVATVDLTFGYRADGGKDAAGGSFDKTYSHGRLAFYTKGKTQNGWEITASADTGEEDLSDIFRNFDKKDPRHLLLRLDSDKAYPVYGDDSTIVEGAPTSGKFYLRAEKDGNYALWGNYKGNITGSEFLRNERTLYGAQGHYATQEQTARGEARATVDVYAAQPDNLPGRDVFRGTGGSVYFLQRQDLSIGSETISVEIRDPDTNRVISRETLVYGRDYDINYLQGIVTLNSPLTGAVGGGTVVTDPLGENDVLLTVNYEFTPTAGAVDGYAYGGRVQVWATDNLRLGATGMVEQTDIADQTATGADIRYELTDNTYLDLEYARTEGPGFGQSFSSDGGLIVTNTSAVGGTGEAYLARGQVEFADLNPDVQGRFGFYAERRDAGFSTLDYQTTNDEELYGLALEYEPTDQLRWRLYYDDFEDSAGKTVREAGAELRFKASERLTWDFGVEHVRKNTPGDAEETGERTDVAAKLTITQSEALEWYVYAQGTVSRSGGLTRNNRVGAGARYEFAENWSVEGEVSDGSTGVGALALLSYDDGGDSSSYFGYTLDPRREFNGVTLSGRDRGQFIAGGRRKLGRDVSVYAENTYDLFGVHRSLTSTYGVDYARSEALSYSASAEIGRINDPAGDFDRTALSFGVRYETETGISGRARLELRRDRGILSGSRRDGDTVAVASTLRYKIDEEQRLLFSFDGSYTDTDGSSIPDGRYAELTLGYAYRPINNDRLNVLAKYTYLHDLYGQEIDGTNDPGPRQKSHVLSVDASYDLDRQWTIGGKVGARFSESSPDANVAFQKNDAWLVVANARYHVTHKWDVLVEGRVLKAEQAGTTEFGLLGAAYRHVGNNYKLGVGYNFGKFSDDLTDLTFDDRGVFINLIAKF; this comes from the coding sequence ATGAAGATGATGTCCCTGACCGGCCTGCGCGCCCTGACCTCCGTGTCCCTGATCGCGCTTGGCAGCGGCGCCACGGCGCAGAGCTTTGAGGACGATTGCACCGTCTCCGGCACCCTGCCTGCGGAGTGTATCCAGCCCAATGCGGGCGAGGTCGTGGTCGTCGATGTCGGCGCGAATACCGAGATCGACAATGACACCGCGATCATCGAGGACGAGGGTTTCTCGATCTCCATTGATGGTGACACGTTGGTCGGTGACGCGCGGGTCGAGGACCTGACGCGCCAGACCGATATCGCGCTGTCGAATGCCGATGTGCAGGTGAAGTTTGACGGGCTGGGGGCGACCCCGGCGCTCGACCTGGCGATCACCGGCGATGCGCGCGACTACAAGGCGGGCGACACGATCACCTTCCGCTCGAAGCTGAATTACCCCGCCTATGTGGCGCGCGGCGAGGTGCGGATCATCGACTATTCCAGCCGCTCCGGCCCGCGGGTCGTGGCAGTGGTTCCGGTCGCGCCCAATGGCACCGTCTCGCTGGCCGTGCCGGAGGGACGTGATCTGGTCGCTGTGCACCGCGTCTACGATGCGCGCGGACGGTTCGACGAGACAGAAGCGCTTGGCCTGAGCCTTGATCAACGTGGCGACGGCGATGTGATCCTCGCCGAGGTCGAGGAAGGCACCGACCGCACCGCAATCCGCCGCATCCCGGTCTCGGGCGGCGCGGTCACGGTCTACGGCACCGGGGTGCGCGAAGGCGCGACCGTGCGCACACTGGGCGAGACGATCACGCCAGCGCCCGATGGCAGCTTCGTTGTGCAGCGCATCCTGCCCGCAGGCGATCAAGAGGTCGACGTCCAGGTCAGCGGGGCAGGGGAAGACCTGTTCCTACAGCGTGGCATCACCATTCCGAAATCGGAATGGTTCGGCGTGGCGACGGTCGATCTGACCTTTGGTTACCGCGCCGATGGCGGCAAGGACGCCGCCGGTGGCAGCTTCGACAAGACCTACAGCCACGGGCGGCTGGCCTTCTACACCAAGGGCAAGACGCAAAACGGCTGGGAAATCACCGCCAGCGCCGATACCGGCGAAGAGGATTTGTCGGACATCTTCCGCAACTTCGACAAGAAGGACCCGCGCCATCTGCTGCTGAGGCTCGACAGCGACAAGGCCTACCCGGTTTACGGCGACGACAGCACGATCGTCGAGGGTGCGCCGACCTCGGGCAAGTTCTACCTGCGCGCGGAAAAGGACGGCAATTACGCGCTGTGGGGCAATTACAAGGGCAACATCACCGGCTCCGAGTTCCTGCGCAACGAGCGGACGCTCTACGGCGCGCAGGGCCATTATGCGACGCAAGAGCAGACCGCCCGCGGCGAGGCGCGCGCGACGGTCGATGTCTACGCCGCGCAGCCCGACAACCTGCCCGGACGGGACGTGTTCCGGGGCACCGGGGGCTCGGTCTATTTCTTGCAGCGCCAGGACCTGTCAATCGGCTCCGAGACGATCAGCGTCGAGATACGCGATCCCGACACCAACCGGGTGATCAGCCGCGAGACGCTGGTCTACGGGCGCGACTACGACATCAACTATCTGCAAGGTATTGTCACCCTGAACAGCCCGCTTACCGGCGCTGTGGGCGGCGGCACGGTGGTGACCGACCCGCTGGGCGAGAATGACGTCCTGCTGACGGTGAATTACGAGTTCACGCCGACCGCGGGCGCGGTGGATGGCTACGCCTACGGGGGCCGCGTGCAGGTCTGGGCCACGGACAACCTGCGCCTTGGCGCGACCGGCATGGTCGAGCAGACGGATATTGCGGACCAGACGGCCACCGGCGCGGATATCCGCTACGAGCTGACCGACAACACCTATCTCGACCTCGAATATGCCCGCACCGAGGGTCCGGGCTTCGGGCAGTCCTTCTCCTCTGACGGTGGCCTGATCGTGACCAACACCAGCGCGGTGGGCGGCACGGGCGAGGCGTATCTGGCCCGCGGACAAGTCGAATTCGCCGACTTGAACCCGGATGTGCAGGGCCGCTTCGGCTTCTACGCCGAACGCCGGGACGCGGGCTTCTCGACGCTCGACTATCAGACCACCAATGATGAAGAGCTCTACGGCTTGGCGCTGGAATATGAGCCCACCGACCAGCTGCGCTGGCGGCTGTACTACGACGATTTCGAGGACAGCGCGGGCAAGACCGTGCGCGAGGCAGGCGCAGAGCTGCGCTTCAAGGCCTCAGAGCGGCTGACCTGGGATTTCGGTGTCGAGCATGTCCGCAAGAACACCCCTGGCGACGCGGAAGAGACCGGCGAGCGCACCGATGTGGCCGCGAAGCTGACCATCACCCAAAGCGAGGCGCTGGAATGGTATGTCTACGCGCAAGGCACGGTGTCACGCTCGGGCGGGCTGACCCGCAACAACCGGGTGGGCGCGGGCGCGCGTTACGAGTTTGCCGAGAACTGGAGCGTCGAGGGCGAGGTCTCTGACGGCTCCACCGGGGTCGGCGCGCTGGCGTTGCTGAGCTATGACGATGGCGGCGACAGCTCGTCCTATTTCGGCTATACGCTGGACCCGCGCCGGGAGTTCAACGGCGTGACCTTGTCGGGCCGCGACCGCGGGCAGTTCATCGCGGGCGGGCGGCGCAAGCTGGGCCGCGACGTGAGCGTCTACGCCGAAAATACCTATGACCTTTTCGGGGTGCACCGCTCGCTGACCTCGACCTACGGCGTGGATTACGCCCGGAGCGAGGCGCTGAGCTACTCCGCCTCGGCCGAGATCGGGCGCATCAATGACCCTGCGGGTGATTTCGACCGCACCGCACTGTCCTTCGGGGTGCGCTACGAGACCGAGACCGGGATTTCGGGCCGCGCGCGGCTGGAGCTGCGGCGCGACCGCGGCATCCTGTCGGGCTCGCGCCGGGATGGCGACACGGTCGCGGTGGCCAGCACCCTGCGCTACAAGATCGACGAAGAGCAGAGGCTGCTGTTCAGCTTCGACGGCAGCTACACCGACACTGACGGCTCTTCGATCCCCGACGGGCGCTATGCCGAGTTGACGCTGGGCTACGCCTACCGCCCGATCAACAATGACCGCCTGAACGTGCTGGCGAAATACACCTATCTGCACGATCTCTACGGGCAGGAGATCGACGGCACCAATGATCCCGGGCCCCGGCAAAAGAGTCATGTGCTGTCGGTGGATGCGTCCTACGATCTGGACCGGCAATGGACCATCGGCGGCAAGGTGGGCGCGCGCTTCTCGGAAAGCTCGCCCGATGCCAATGTGGCGTTCCAGAAGAACGACGCATGGCTCGTGGTCGCCAACGCGCGCTACCACGTGACCCACAAATGGGACGTGCTGGTCGAGGGCCGCGTGCTGAAGGCAGAGCAGGCGGGCACCACCGAGTTCGGCCTGCTTGGCGCGGCGTACCGGCATGTGGGCAACAACTACAAGCTGGGCGTGGGTTATAACTTCGGCAAGTTCTCCGACGACCTGACCGACCTGACCTTCGACGACCGCGGCGTGTTCATCAACCTGATCGCGAAGTTCTAG